The following coding sequences are from one Salvia hispanica cultivar TCC Black 2014 chromosome 3, UniMelb_Shisp_WGS_1.0, whole genome shotgun sequence window:
- the LOC125213877 gene encoding ABC transporter E family member 2 isoform X2 produces MDRNVGDLSGGELQRFAIAVVAVQNAEIYMFDEPSSYLDVKQRLKAAQVVRSLLRPNSYVIVVEHDLSVLDYLSDFICCLYGRPGVYGVVTLPFSVREGINIFLAGFVPTENLRFRDESLTFKVAETPQESAEEIETYARYKYPTMTKTQGNFRLKVVEGEFTDSQIIVMLGENGTGKTTFIRMLAGLLKPDSVEGSDVEIPEFNVSYKPQKISPKFQNTVRMLLHSKIRDSYMHPQFVSDVMKPLLIEQLMDQEVVNLSGGELQRVALTLCLGKPADIYLIDEPSAYLDSEQRIVASKVIKRFILHAKKTAFVVEHDFIMATYLADRVIVYEGKPSIDCVANSPQSLLTGMNLFLSHLDITFRRDPTNFRPRINKLESTKDREQKAAGSYYYLDD; encoded by the exons ATGGACCGCAATGTGGGAGATTTATCTGGTGGAGAGCTTCAGAGGTTTGCCATAGCTGTTGTTGCTGTGCAGAATGCAGAAATTTATATGTTTGATGAACCATCAAGTTATCTTGATGTTAAACAAAGACTCAAAGCTGCCCAAGTTGTCAGATCCCTGCTTCGACCTAATAG CTATGTGATTGTGGTAGAGCATGATCTTAGTGTGCTCGATTATTTGTCGGACTTCATATGCTGTCTTTATGGGAGACCTGGTGTATATGGGGTGGTTACTCTTCCATTCTCTGTTAGAGAAGGAATTAATATTTTCCTAGCTGGATTTGTGCCAACTGAAAATCTTAGGTTTAGAGATGAATCTCTTACATTTAAG GTTGCAGAGACTCCACAAGAAAGTGCTGAAGAAATTGAAACGTATGCAAGATACAAGTATCCAACCATGACTAAGACTCAGGGAAACTTCAGGCTCAAGGTTGTGGAGGGTGAATTCACTGATTCACAAATTATTGTGATGCTTGGAGAAAATGGAACAGGAAAGACAACCTTCATACGGATGCTG GCTGGCCTTCTGAAACCTGATTCTGTAGAAGGATCTGATGTGGAAATTCCTGAGTTCAATGTCTCTTACAAGCCACAGAAAATCAGTCCTAAATTTCAGAATACTGTGAGAATGCTGTTGCATTCAAAAATTCGTGATTCATACATGCATCCACAGTTTGTATCAGACGTGATGAAACCTCTATTGATTGAAcaattgatggatcaagagGTTGTGAATCTTTCTGGTGGAGAATTACAGAGAGTTGCCCTCACTCTTTGTCTTGGAAAG CCAGCCGATATATATTTGATAGATGAACCAAGTGCATATCTCGACTCAGAGCAGCGTATTGTTGCTTCAAAAGTCATAAAGAGATTCATACTCCATGCGAAGAAGACTGCATTTGTAGTGGAGCATGATTTCATCATGGCAACATACCTTGCTGATAGGGTGATTGTGTATGAAGGAAAGCCATCCATTGATTGTGTTGCCAATTCACCTCAATCACTTTTGACTGGAATGAACCTGTTCTTATCT CACCTGGATATAACGTTCAGAAGAGACCCCACGAATTTCCGGCCTAGAATCAACAAACTGGAGTCGACTAAGGATCGGGAGCAGAAGGCCGCTggatcttattattatttggatgACTAA
- the LOC125213877 gene encoding ABC transporter E family member 2 isoform X1, whose product MSDQKLTRIAIVSSDKCKPKKCRQECKKSCPVVKTGKLCIEVTPASKIAFISEELCIGCGICVKKCPFEAIQIINLPKDLDKDTTHRYGPNTFKLHRLPVPRPGQVLGLVGTNGIGKSTALKVLAGKLKPNLGRFKNPPDWQEILTYFRGSELQNYFTRILEDNLKAIIKPQYVDHIPKAVQGNVGQVLSQKDERDMKQELAADLELIQVMDRNVGDLSGGELQRFAIAVVAVQNAEIYMFDEPSSYLDVKQRLKAAQVVRSLLRPNSYVIVVEHDLSVLDYLSDFICCLYGRPGVYGVVTLPFSVREGINIFLAGFVPTENLRFRDESLTFKVAETPQESAEEIETYARYKYPTMTKTQGNFRLKVVEGEFTDSQIIVMLGENGTGKTTFIRMLAGLLKPDSVEGSDVEIPEFNVSYKPQKISPKFQNTVRMLLHSKIRDSYMHPQFVSDVMKPLLIEQLMDQEVVNLSGGELQRVALTLCLGKPADIYLIDEPSAYLDSEQRIVASKVIKRFILHAKKTAFVVEHDFIMATYLADRVIVYEGKPSIDCVANSPQSLLTGMNLFLSHLDITFRRDPTNFRPRINKLESTKDREQKAAGSYYYLDD is encoded by the exons ATGTCGGATCAGAAATTGACGCGTATCGCTATTGTGAGCTCCGACAAGTGCAAGCCTAAGAAATGTCGCCAGGAGTGCAAAAAAAGTTGCCCTGTTGTCAAAACAG GTAAACTTTGCATAGAAGTGACTCCTGCATCCAAGATAGCTTTCATCTCAGAGGAGTTGTGTATTGGATGTGGTATTTGTGTGAAG AAATGTCCATTTGAAGCAATCCAGATTATTAACCTACCAAAAGACTTGGACAAGGATACAACCCATCGTTATGGTCCTAACACCTTTAAGTTGCATAG ATTACCTGTACCGAGACCCGGGCAAGTTCTGGGCCTGGTGGGAACTAATGGCATTGGAAAATCTACTGCGCTTAAAGTTTTGGCTGGGAAGTTGAAACCTAACTTGGGACGCTTTAAA AATCCTCCTGATTGGCAGGAAATATTGACTTATTTTAGAGGATCTGAGCTGCAAAATTACTTCACCCGAATTCTTGAAGATAATTTAAAG GCAATCATCAAGCCCCAGTACGTCGATCACATCCCTAAAGCTGTTCAAGGCAACGTTGGACAAGTTCTTTCTCAGAAAGATGAGAGAGATATGAAACAAGAACTTGCTGCTGACCTTGAGTTGATTCAGGTTATGGACCGCAATGTGGGAGATTTATCTGGTGGAGAGCTTCAGAGGTTTGCCATAGCTGTTGTTGCTGTGCAGAATGCAGAAATTTATATGTTTGATGAACCATCAAGTTATCTTGATGTTAAACAAAGACTCAAAGCTGCCCAAGTTGTCAGATCCCTGCTTCGACCTAATAG CTATGTGATTGTGGTAGAGCATGATCTTAGTGTGCTCGATTATTTGTCGGACTTCATATGCTGTCTTTATGGGAGACCTGGTGTATATGGGGTGGTTACTCTTCCATTCTCTGTTAGAGAAGGAATTAATATTTTCCTAGCTGGATTTGTGCCAACTGAAAATCTTAGGTTTAGAGATGAATCTCTTACATTTAAG GTTGCAGAGACTCCACAAGAAAGTGCTGAAGAAATTGAAACGTATGCAAGATACAAGTATCCAACCATGACTAAGACTCAGGGAAACTTCAGGCTCAAGGTTGTGGAGGGTGAATTCACTGATTCACAAATTATTGTGATGCTTGGAGAAAATGGAACAGGAAAGACAACCTTCATACGGATGCTG GCTGGCCTTCTGAAACCTGATTCTGTAGAAGGATCTGATGTGGAAATTCCTGAGTTCAATGTCTCTTACAAGCCACAGAAAATCAGTCCTAAATTTCAGAATACTGTGAGAATGCTGTTGCATTCAAAAATTCGTGATTCATACATGCATCCACAGTTTGTATCAGACGTGATGAAACCTCTATTGATTGAAcaattgatggatcaagagGTTGTGAATCTTTCTGGTGGAGAATTACAGAGAGTTGCCCTCACTCTTTGTCTTGGAAAG CCAGCCGATATATATTTGATAGATGAACCAAGTGCATATCTCGACTCAGAGCAGCGTATTGTTGCTTCAAAAGTCATAAAGAGATTCATACTCCATGCGAAGAAGACTGCATTTGTAGTGGAGCATGATTTCATCATGGCAACATACCTTGCTGATAGGGTGATTGTGTATGAAGGAAAGCCATCCATTGATTGTGTTGCCAATTCACCTCAATCACTTTTGACTGGAATGAACCTGTTCTTATCT CACCTGGATATAACGTTCAGAAGAGACCCCACGAATTTCCGGCCTAGAATCAACAAACTGGAGTCGACTAAGGATCGGGAGCAGAAGGCCGCTggatcttattattatttggatgACTAA
- the LOC125214824 gene encoding glycine-rich protein A3-like, whose product MGGGKDKHDESDSSDKGLFSGHSHYPPGYPPGQYPPAPGGYPPQGGYPPAGYPPHQGYPPAGYPPQQGYPPAGYPPQGYPPAGYPGQHHSGGVGGLIAGGAAAAAAAYGASHMAHGAHGHGGYGAYGHGMMGGGHYGHGKMKHGKFKHGKFGKHGKHKGKGMFKKWK is encoded by the exons ATGGGAGGTGGAAAGGACAAACATGATGAATCTGACTCATCTGACAAAGGGCTCTTCTCTGGTCACAGCCATTATCCGCCTGGATACCCACCGGGGCAGTACCCACCCGCACCTGGAGGCTACCCTCCACAGGGCGGCTATCCTCCAGCAGGATATCCTCCACACCAAGGTTATCCCCCGGCTGGATACCCCCCTCAACAAGGCTACCCGCCAGCTGGATACCCCCCTCAAGGCTACCCGCCAGCGGGTTATCCTGGTCAACATCACTCAG GAGGAGTTGGAGGACTGATAGCCGGAGGTGCTGCTGCTGCCGCTGCTGCCTACGGTGCCTCTCATATGGCACATGGAGCACACGGACATGGAGGCTATGGAGCTTATGGTCATGGCATGATGGGTGGTGGTCATTATGGCCATGGGAAGATGAAGCATGGCAAGTTCAAGCATGGTAAGTTCGGGAAGCACGGGAAGCACAAGGGCAAAGGCATGTTCAAGAAGTGGAAGTAA